In one window of Chanodichthys erythropterus isolate Z2021 chromosome 23, ASM2448905v1, whole genome shotgun sequence DNA:
- the napga gene encoding N-ethylmaleimide-sensitive factor attachment protein, gamma a — protein sequence MAQKINEAHEHIAQAEKHLKTSFMKWKPDYDSAASEYSKAAVAFKNAKQLEQAKEAYLLEAEAHTNHRSLFHAAKAFEQAGMMLKDMQRLPEAVQYIEKASVMYVENGTPDTAAMALDRAGKLIEPLDLAKAVHLYQQAAGVFENEDRLRQAVELIGKASRLLVRQQKFDDAAVSLQKEKNMYKEIENYPTCFKKTIAQVLVHLHRADYVAADRCVRESYSIPGFSGSEDCIAMEQLLQGYDEQDEDQVSRVCTSPLLRYMDNDYAKLAISLKVPGGGKKKKPPAAAAVASGDAGAAPPEEDEDEYAGGLC from the exons TCTGAAGACGAGCTTCATGAAGTGGAAGCCCGATTATGACAGTGCTGCATCAGAATACTCCAAAGCAG CCGTTGCCTTCAAGAACGCCAAACAGCTTGAGCAGGCCAAAGAGGCGTATCTGCTGGAGGCCGAGGCTCACACCAACCACAGATC TCTTTTTCATGCTGCCAA GGCCTTTGAGCAGGCAGGAATGATGCTGAAG GACATGCAGAGGTTACCCGAGGCTGTGCAGTACATCGAGAAAGCCAGCGTGATGTACGTGGAGAACGGCACTCCGGACACCGCCGCCATGGCCCTGGACAGAGCGGGGAA GTTGATCGAACCTCTGGATCTGGCTAAAGCCGTTCACCTGTACCAGCAGGCCGCAGGAGTGTTCGAG AATGAGGATCGATTACGACAGGCAGTGGAGCTCATTGGAAAAGCATCACGACTTCTTGTTAGACAACAGAA GTTTGACGACGCTGCCGTGTCGCTGCAGAAGGAGAAGAACATGTATAAGGAAATAGAGAATTACCCAACATGCTTCAAG AAAACCATCGCACAGGTGCTGGTCCATCTACACAGAGCAGACTATGTGGCGGCTGACAGGTGTGTGCGGGAGAGCTACAGTATCCCAGGATTCAGCGGGAGCGAAGACTGCATTGCCATGGAGCAGCTGCTGCAGGGTTACGACGAGCAGGATGAAGATCAGGTGTCTCGCGTCTGTACGTCTCCGCTGCTCAGATACATGGACAACGAC TATGCAAAGCTGGCCATCAGCCTGAAAGTGCCCGGAGGAGGGAAGAAGAAGAAACCCCCCGCCGCCGCCGCCGTCGCTAGCGGAGACGCTGGAGCCGCGCCGCCGGAGGAAGACGAGGATGAGTATGCTGGAGGACTCTGTTGA
- the LOC137013637 gene encoding uncharacterized protein: MYCPSCHHIMKFRDFYNEKEAAWVCRDKCHSKSYTKSIRSGSIFSRSHLSLQTWMHFIYRFSQGLRLRQVDMLQEGITGSSSTLTKLSYRLRGVCKSAIKRMKRRGDLKIGKRHEIVFIDESKFGHKRKYNRGRQSNRASWVFGMLGVKEEFRRPILKVVNQRSAQHLMPILQKHVRQGSTVVSDGWRAYNCLRDAGYNHLTVNHKEVFVDPQTGAHTQNIERLWGVCKATVWRFRGNRTESRLKDHLKVIEWTYWRGDIHKNGPLGMILHDIRRKYPV; the protein is encoded by the exons ATGTATTGCCCATCATGCCACCACATCATGAAATTCAGGGACTTCTACAATGAAAAGGAAGCTGCATG GGTGTGTCGAGATAAATGCCACAGTAAATCATACACCAAGAGCATCCGAAGTGGCTCAATATTTTCCAGGTCTCATCTAAGCCTCCAGACATGgatgcattttatttacag ATTTTCACAAGGACTCAGGTTGCGGCAAGTGGACATGCTACAGGAAGGCATCACTGGAAGCTCTTCTACACTGACTAAACTTAGTTATCGTCTGCGTGGAGTCTGCAAATCTGCAATTAAAAGAATGAAGAGAAGAGGTGACCTGAAAATTGGAAAAAGACACgaaattgtttttattgatgAGAGCAAATTTGGCCACAAAAGAAAG tACAACCGAGGAAGACAGAGCAACAGGGCATCATGGGTGTTTGGAATGCTTGGGGTCAAAGAGGAGTTCAGAAGACCCATTCTGAAAGTTGTCAATCAGCGTTCAGCTCAACACCTCATGCCAATTCTCCAGAAGCATGTGAGACAAGGAAGCACTGTTGTGTCAGATGGGTGGAGAGCCTATAACTGTCTCAGAGATGCTGGATATAACCATCTAACTGTGAACCATAAGGAGGTTTTTGTTGATCCTCAGACAGGTGCTCACACACAGAACATTGAGAGATTGTGGGGAGTTTGCAAGGCAACAGTGTGGAGATTTAGGGGGAACCGCACAGAAAGCAGGCTCAAAGACCACTTAAAAGTAATTGAGTGGACGTACTGGCGTGGTGACATACATAAAAATGGCCCCCTGGGAATGATTTTGCATGACATCAGAAGGAAGTATCCTGTGTGA
- the LOC137013638 gene encoding coiled-coil domain-containing protein 106-like, whose protein sequence is MPKRKLKLQHKQQDSIQESSNDATPKDLEENEPSLPSCSSQGSDTSIFSMKMKIEFLEEKIKWQEKMIGELENERDFLREQVLGKAKGQDVAPFNVKQEVHHHDHNDDTTSSSRSLSESDEPVLIDNKQKKRKKVAHHSLRHHIRVKGPEEVISRYNQVLKTFRKVRTMSEAFHRHNVDRGTIAATAPIAELQIADPKTYSTLVFDPAMETLLAFAKRCASSVNPEIKRSIEDLKARGHLLPILMKY, encoded by the exons ATG CCAAAGCGCAAGTTGAAGCTACAACACAAGCAGCAGGACTCCATTCAGGAGAGCTCCAACGATGCAACACCCAAAGATCTGGAGGAAAATGAGCCTTCTTTACCAAGCTGCAGCAGCCAGGGTTCTGATACTA GCATTTTTTCCATGAAAATGAAGATAGAATTTCTGGAAGAGAAAATAAAGTGGCAAGAAAAAATGATCGGAGAGCTAGAGAATGAACGTGATTTTCTCAGAGAACAGGTTCTTGGGAAAGCCAAAGGACAAGATGTCG cacCTTTCAATGTCAAACAAGAAGTCCACCACCATGATCACAATGATGACACTACCTCCTCATCACGAAGTTTGAGCGAATCTGATGAGCCTGTACTAATAGACAACAAACAGAAGAAAAGGAAGAAGGTGGCACACCATTCCCTTCGACATCACATTAGAG TTAAAGGTCCAGAGGAGGTCATCAGCCGCTACAATCAAGTCCTCAAAACCTTCAGGAAAGTTCGCACCATGTCAGAGGCATTCCATCGGCACAATGTTGACAGAGGCACCATTGCAGCAACAGCACCAATAGCAGAGCTTCAGATTGCAGACCCCAAGACCTACAGCACCCTGGTGTTCGATCCAGCTATGGAAACATTGCTTGCTTTTGCAAAAAGATGTGCCAGTAGTGTTAATCCTGAAATTAAAAGATCCATTGAAGATCTCAAAGCTCGAGGGCATCTATTGCCCATTTTGATGAAGTATTGA